The Polaribacter tangerinus genome has a segment encoding these proteins:
- the glmS gene encoding glutamine--fructose-6-phosphate transaminase (isomerizing): MCGITGYIGNRDAYPIVVNGLKRLEYRGYDSAGIMIYDGKNIQLTKTKGKVSDLEVITNKEEERKKGNIGIGHTRWATHGVPNDVNSHPHLSKSSDLVIVHNGIIENYDSLKKELITRGYTFKSDTDTEVLINLIEEVKKEENCKLGKAVQLALNNVIGAYAIAVFDKTKPDEIVVARLGSPIAIGVGEGNSEFFIASDASPFIEYTKNAIYLEDEELAIIKLNKGIKVRKIKDDSLVDANIQKLKLSLEQIEKGGYDHFMLKEIYEQPKAITDTFRGRMLPDEGLIKMSGIDDHLQKFLNANRIIIVACGTSWHAGLVGEYLLEDMARIPVEVEYASEFRYRNPIVTANDVVIAISQSGETADTLAAIKLAKSKGAFVFGICNVVGSSIARETHAGAYTHAGPEIGVASTKAFTTQITLLTLISLKLAKSKGTLSNSAFRMYLQNMQLIPNKVADLLKIDDKVKEIAAVYKDAPNCLYLGRGFNFPVALEGALKLKEISYIHAEGYPAAEMKHGPIALIDENMPIFVIATNKGHYEKVVSNIQEIKSRSGKIIAIVTQGDTQVRKIADHVIEIPETEEALTPLLTTIPLQLLSYHIAVMLGKNVDQPRNLAKSVTVE, from the coding sequence ATGTGTGGAATTACAGGATATATAGGTAATAGAGACGCCTATCCAATTGTAGTAAACGGATTAAAAAGATTGGAATATCGTGGCTATGACAGTGCTGGGATAATGATTTATGATGGAAAAAATATTCAGCTTACAAAAACAAAGGGGAAAGTTTCGGATTTAGAGGTTATTACCAATAAAGAAGAAGAAAGAAAAAAAGGAAACATAGGTATAGGTCACACACGCTGGGCAACACATGGTGTGCCAAATGATGTAAATTCGCATCCACATTTATCAAAATCATCCGACTTAGTAATTGTTCATAACGGAATAATAGAAAACTACGATTCTTTAAAGAAAGAATTAATAACTAGAGGATATACTTTTAAAAGTGATACCGATACCGAAGTTCTTATCAATCTTATAGAAGAAGTAAAAAAAGAAGAGAACTGTAAATTAGGTAAAGCAGTACAATTGGCGTTAAACAATGTTATTGGTGCATATGCTATTGCTGTTTTCGACAAAACTAAACCAGACGAAATTGTTGTTGCACGTTTAGGAAGCCCCATTGCTATTGGAGTTGGAGAAGGAAACTCTGAGTTTTTTATTGCTTCAGACGCCTCTCCTTTTATAGAATATACCAAAAATGCTATTTATTTAGAAGATGAAGAATTAGCAATAATTAAGTTGAATAAAGGGATTAAAGTTCGTAAAATTAAAGACGATTCTCTTGTAGATGCCAATATTCAGAAGTTAAAATTAAGTTTAGAGCAAATAGAAAAAGGAGGGTATGATCATTTTATGCTCAAAGAAATTTACGAGCAACCAAAGGCAATCACAGATACTTTTAGAGGTAGAATGTTACCTGACGAAGGACTTATTAAAATGTCTGGAATAGACGATCATTTACAGAAGTTTTTAAATGCCAATAGAATAATTATTGTGGCTTGTGGTACTTCTTGGCATGCAGGTTTGGTGGGAGAGTATCTTTTAGAAGATATGGCTAGGATTCCTGTAGAGGTAGAATATGCTTCAGAATTTAGATACAGAAATCCTATTGTTACTGCAAATGATGTTGTAATTGCAATTTCTCAATCTGGAGAAACAGCAGACACATTAGCGGCTATTAAATTAGCAAAATCTAAAGGCGCCTTTGTTTTTGGTATATGTAACGTTGTAGGTTCTTCTATTGCTAGAGAAACTCATGCAGGTGCGTATACACATGCAGGGCCCGAAATAGGAGTTGCCTCTACCAAAGCATTTACTACTCAAATAACACTACTTACTCTTATTTCTTTAAAGTTAGCAAAGTCTAAAGGAACATTATCTAACTCGGCATTTAGAATGTATTTGCAAAATATGCAGCTAATTCCGAATAAAGTAGCAGACTTGTTAAAAATAGATGATAAAGTAAAAGAAATTGCAGCCGTTTACAAAGATGCTCCTAATTGTTTGTATTTAGGTAGAGGATTTAATTTTCCGGTAGCATTAGAAGGTGCTTTAAAGTTAAAGGAAATCTCTTATATTCATGCAGAGGGATATCCGGCAGCAGAGATGAAACATGGACCAATTGCTCTAATTGATGAAAATATGCCAATTTTTGTAATAGCTACTAACAAAGGGCATTACGAAAAGGTGGTTAGCAATATTCAGGAGATAAAGTCTAGATCAGGTAAAATTATTGCTATAGTTACACAAGGTGATACACAAGTTCGAAAAATTGCAGATCACGTTAT